The Lysinibacillus timonensis nucleotide sequence AAACATTTCATTTAAATGAAGTTCATTTTTGTTCAGATAAAATAAAAAGGTCTCGAAATTCACTTTCGGAGACCTAAAATTCGCAATAGTGCTTTCTATATAAATAAAGAGCTAGATTTAACTCCAGCTTGTTTTTACTCTTATTAATATCTATATTTAATAGTTTTTCAATTTTTTTCAATCGATATTTTAACGTATTTTTATGAATATGGAGATCATTTGCTATTTCCTGAAGCGAACTATTGCTGTTCAACCACATTTCTAGATTTAATATCAACTCTTCGTCAAAAATAATCGGTTTAATAGTTCTTTCTAAGAAATCTTGTATCTTTGTTTCGGAAATCTCTGTTAACAACAATTCAATTGTTAAATCCTCTTCGAAGACCATTTCTTCTAAGTCATTATACGCTGCAGCTAATGCAATATTTGCTTTCTCGTAAGATTCCTTTAAAAAGTAAAAATCAGATTTATTTCCTACTCCGATTGATACAGGTGTTTTATAAATCTTTTCCATCTTTCTTTTTAATATTTTTAACCCATTTTCTAAGTTTGTTCTTGAAACGTCAGGGACTAGCATAATTAACCGATCAAAGCTCCATTGTGTAATTCTAACTTGTGGATGAATTGTTTGAATACTTAATAAAAATTCAATTTCACTATATTCAAAACGTCTTTCCACTCTTATAATAACGACTCTACAATAATTTTGCGTATCAATTCCTAGCATTTCTACACGTTGAGCAAGTATTTCCTTTTCAATTCTTCCATTAAGTAATTCTAATAGAAAAAATTCGAACATTCGAGCATCACGTTCTTTTTCTTGGCGCTTAAAAAAATCTTCTATAAATAATTGCGTTATTTTTTGTACGAGTTTACAGTATTTCTCGATTTCAGAAGGTTTTCCGGTCACACCAATTACACCAATTGGTGAATTCTCAAATATTAAAGGCATGACCATCCCTTCTCGTACACCTTTTAACTTTTTTGCTAATTCAGCTGTCATATGCATTACTTGTTTCTCTTTCATGGCTATTAAGGAGCCTTCATGAAACTGATTTAGTCTGGTTACGTCAG carries:
- a CDS encoding sugar diacid recognition domain-containing protein — translated: MFDLQIIGPKIVDELKNLIDKEVVVIDHNGFIIASTDVTRLNQFHEGSLIAMKEKQVMHMTAELAKKLKGVREGMVMPLIFENSPIGVIGVTGKPSEIEKYCKLVQKITQLFIEDFFKRQEKERDARMFEFFLLELLNGRIEKEILAQRVEMLGIDTQNYCRVVIIRVERRFEYSEIEFLLSIQTIHPQVRITQWSFDRLIMLVPDVSRTNLENGLKILKRKMEKIYKTPVSIGVGNKSDFYFLKESYEKANIALAAAYNDLEEMVFEEDLTIELLLTEISETKIQDFLERTIKPIIFDEELILNLEMWLNSNSSLQEIANDLHIHKNTLKYRLKKIEKLLNIDINKSKNKLELNLALYLYRKHYCEF